The sequence CAAATTTCTTTCATTCATTATACCATTTTTTTGGCAAAAACAAGGAAATAAAAATCAGTCTCAGGGCTGATTTTGGCGGTAAGGACATGTAAGCGTAATCAGAAATGGGAAAGACTAGCCTTTTTCCTGAAATTCGTGTAAAATAGAAGGGTAACAGAGGGAAACCTCAAAATAAAAAGGAGAATCCATTAATGGTAAAATTGGTTTTTGCTCGCCACGGTGAGTCTGAATGGAACAAAGCTAACCTTTTCACTGGTTGGGCTGATGTTGATTTGTCTGACAAAGGTACTCAACAAGCAATCGACGCTGGTCTTTTGATCAAAGAAGCTGGTATCGAGTTTGACCTTGCTTTCACATCAGTATTGAAACGTGCGATTAAAACAACTAACTTGGCACTTGAGTCTGCGGACCAATTGTGGGTACCAGTTGAAAAATCATGGCGTTTGAACGAGCGTCACTACGGTGGTTTGACAGGTAAAAACAAGGCAGAAGCTGCAGAACAATTCGGTGATGAGCAAGTTCACATCTGGCGTCGTTCATACGATGTATTGCCTCCAGATATGGCAAAAGACGATGAGCACTCAGCACATACTGACCGTCGTTATGCTCACCTTGACTCAGCAGTTATTCCAGATGCTGAAAACTTGAAAGTAACGCTTGAGCGCGCTCTTCCATTCTGGGAAGATAAAATTGCTCCAGCTTTGAAAGACGGCAAAAACGTATTCGTAGGTGCACACGGTAACTCAATCCGTGCCCTTGTAAAACACATCAAAGGCTTGTCTGATGACGAAATCATGGATGTGGAAATTCCAAACTTCCCACCACTTGTTTTCGAATTGGATGAAAACTTGAACATTGTAAAAGAATATTACCTATAATATTGTGAGCAAAACACCTGAGCTTTCCTCAGGTGTTTTTTAGATTTGACAAAAAGGAGAACAGTTGAGGTTAGACAA is a genomic window of Streptococcus sp. 29896 containing:
- a CDS encoding phosphoglycerate mutase produces the protein MVKLVFARHGESEWNKANLFTGWADVDLSDKGTQQAIDAGLLIKEAGIEFDLAFTSVLKRAIKTTNLALESADQLWVPVEKSWRLNERHYGGLTGKNKAEAAEQFGDEQVHIWRRSYDVLPPDMAKDDEHSAHTDRRYAHLDSAVIPDAENLKVTLERALPFWEDKIAPALKDGKNVFVGAHGNSIRALVKHIKGLSDDEIMDVEIPNFPPLVFELDENLNIVKEYYL